The bacterium genome contains a region encoding:
- a CDS encoding tRNA guanosine(34) transglycosylase Tgt — MTSPKYFRSANGNVSLPVFFPDATRAVLKSLDTRDIEETKTTGLLVNTFHLYKELGLDFIKKIGGIKKFMNWDGAMISDSGGFQVGSLIKSNPNLGKITDEGALFKLDGKKILLTPELSIQIQMELGVDMVVVLDDFDLFGGTKKGTEISVDRTIMWAKRSKDEFEKICKAKKIPTSKRPLILGVVQGGRFADLRKYCTQELVKIGFDGLGYGGDGKGDKGINYEMSKVIANNSPKNYLLYGLGLGKPEDIVTLVGQGFTIFDCVLPTRDARHGRMYIYNAKTIDEIDVSQKDFYEFYVPAKTKNLSSNEPVSEACDCLTCKRYTRGYLAHLFKIGDFTAGRLATIHNLRFYSILMEKLSKLVDLD; from the coding sequence ATGACGTCTCCTAAATATTTTCGGTCTGCCAATGGTAATGTTTCTTTACCAGTATTCTTTCCTGATGCTACTAGGGCAGTACTTAAATCACTTGATACCAGAGATATTGAAGAAACAAAAACAACAGGTTTATTAGTTAATACTTTCCATTTATACAAAGAGTTGGGATTAGACTTCATCAAAAAAATAGGTGGGATTAAAAAGTTCATGAATTGGGATGGTGCCATGATTTCAGACTCAGGGGGGTTTCAAGTTGGAAGTTTAATAAAATCAAACCCAAATTTGGGAAAAATTACTGACGAGGGAGCTTTATTTAAACTAGATGGTAAAAAAATACTACTAACACCTGAGCTATCCATACAAATTCAAATGGAACTAGGTGTTGATATGGTGGTTGTATTGGATGACTTTGATTTGTTTGGTGGTACTAAAAAAGGAACCGAGATATCAGTTGATAGGACTATTATGTGGGCCAAACGTAGTAAAGATGAATTTGAAAAAATATGTAAGGCAAAAAAAATACCAACAAGTAAAAGACCACTTATTTTAGGGGTTGTTCAAGGTGGTAGGTTTGCTGACTTAAGAAAGTATTGTACACAAGAACTAGTAAAAATAGGCTTTGATGGTTTGGGTTATGGTGGAGATGGCAAAGGAGACAAGGGTATAAATTATGAAATGTCCAAAGTTATTGCCAATAACAGCCCCAAAAACTATTTACTATATGGACTAGGGTTAGGGAAGCCTGAAGATATTGTAACTTTAGTTGGCCAAGGCTTTACAATTTTTGATTGTGTTCTGCCAACTAGAGATGCAAGGCACGGCAGAATGTATATATATAACGCAAAAACAATAGATGAGATAGATGTATCTCAAAAAGATTTCTACGAGTTTTATGTTCCAGCAAAAACTAAAAACTTAAGTTCCAACGAACCAGTTTCAGAAGCTTGTGATTGCCTGACCTGTAAAAGATATACTAGAGGGTATTTGGCCCACCTATTTAAAATTGGTGATTTTACTGCGGGCCGATTAGCCACGATACATAACCTTAGGTTTTACTCCATTTTAATGGAGAAACTAAGTAAGCTTGTTGACCTTGATTAG
- a CDS encoding NUDIX hydrolase, with translation MNIDKVLVISTAIIRDSKKQVLLIKRSKKSSYPDHWQLVEGKINISESPEETIRREVEEETKIEVNKLELKSVYHNEIEAKGLNFLCFRVVFNAIVTPNDIVISDEHTEFGWFNRKTVNKLILLPGTKEILEDISDL, from the coding sequence ATGAATATAGATAAGGTTCTAGTTATATCAACTGCGATTATACGAGATTCAAAAAAACAAGTCTTACTCATTAAAAGAAGTAAAAAAAGCTCATATCCTGATCATTGGCAATTAGTCGAGGGCAAAATAAACATCAGTGAGTCACCTGAAGAAACAATAAGAAGGGAAGTTGAGGAGGAAACTAAAATTGAAGTTAACAAACTTGAACTAAAATCTGTATATCACAATGAAATTGAGGCCAAAGGATTGAATTTTTTGTGTTTCAGGGTTGTTTTTAATGCAATCGTTACTCCAAATGATATTGTAATAAGTGATGAACACACTGAATTTGGTTGGTTTAATAGAAAAACGGTTAACAAACTTATACTTCTCCCCGGAACTAAAGAAATACTAGAAGACATAAGTGATTTGTAA
- the secA gene encoding preprotein translocase subunit SecA, which translates to MFKNLFKFLDLNQREVDRLNKTVTQINEVESKFTKFKLEDFKKETEKLKKQIANSQDLTDALPSAFALAREASLRVLGQRHYDVQLMAATALFEGKIVEQKTGEGKTLSAVPALYLRALEGKGVHLVTVNDFLARLGAGWNAPVFELLGLSVGVIVQENKSFVYDPKYTDNSHGDERLSHLKPVSRKEAYACDITYGTNNEFGFDYLRDNMVQNLSEMVQREHYFAIVDEVDSILIDEARTPLIISAPDTEPTQKYYEFSKLVEKLQPEIDFKVDEKAKSASLTETGISKVEKVLKVDNLYEKDFESIHHIENALRAKSLYLKDRDYVVNDAGVTIVDEFTGRLMTGRRWSDGLHQAVEAKEGVVIQQESKTLATISFQNYFRLYEHLSGMTGTAVTEAEEFKKIYKLEVVAIPTHRENIRIDEGDSIYKTLSGKYGAIANDIVERYEAGQPVLIGTTSIEKNVIVSELLKRKKIPHNVLNAKNHEKEAEIIANAGRLKAVTVATNMAGRGVDIILGGAKPESQKDVKKWERDHLDVINVGGLHVIGTERHESRRIDNQLRGRAGRQGDPGSSKFYLSLEDDLMRIFGGEQIKSLMDRLSIPDDQPIENSLVSRAIEQSQVKVEGFHFDTRKRLVEFDDVANQQREIIYTLRRKILDSNNLKEEVSEKLGIHAGKISQSVTESVDYDAVTAGFLEVIPFDPESTKNFKKELQKRSNPQAVEEFLESIFKDIYNSREKEVGETVMRQIEKYAYLGAIDHHWIDHIDAIDDLRGAIGLRAYGQRDPLVEFKGEAYEMFEGLLNRIDEEIARRIFRIGVTQRPQEIPVNLMRENIDKKDGTGLSEVSRVSSPRQNPNNLLNTTTFASGQGMSTTNGLKIGRNDPCWCKSGKKWKKCHYPKVG; encoded by the coding sequence ATGTTCAAAAACTTATTTAAATTTTTAGATCTTAACCAGAGAGAAGTTGACAGGTTAAACAAAACTGTCACACAAATCAATGAGGTTGAGTCAAAATTTACCAAATTCAAACTTGAAGATTTTAAAAAAGAAACTGAAAAATTAAAAAAACAAATTGCAAATAGTCAAGATTTGACAGATGCCTTACCTTCCGCCTTTGCCCTTGCTCGTGAAGCTTCACTTCGTGTTTTGGGACAACGCCACTACGATGTCCAATTAATGGCAGCTACAGCTCTTTTTGAAGGTAAAATAGTAGAACAAAAAACAGGTGAAGGTAAAACGCTGTCAGCTGTCCCCGCACTCTACTTAAGGGCTTTAGAAGGTAAAGGTGTCCACTTGGTTACTGTAAATGACTTTTTAGCTCGTCTTGGTGCTGGGTGGAATGCTCCTGTCTTTGAGTTGTTGGGACTTTCTGTGGGTGTCATTGTCCAAGAAAATAAATCTTTTGTGTATGACCCTAAATATACTGATAATAGCCACGGCGACGAAAGACTTTCTCATTTAAAACCAGTATCAAGAAAAGAGGCATATGCCTGTGATATCACCTATGGAACCAATAATGAATTTGGTTTTGATTATCTTCGAGACAATATGGTTCAAAATTTATCTGAGATGGTGCAAAGAGAGCACTACTTTGCAATTGTTGATGAGGTTGATTCAATTTTAATTGATGAAGCAAGAACACCATTAATTATTTCAGCTCCTGATACTGAGCCCACACAAAAATACTACGAGTTTTCAAAATTAGTTGAGAAGTTACAGCCAGAGATTGATTTTAAAGTTGACGAAAAAGCTAAAAGTGCATCTCTAACTGAAACAGGTATATCAAAAGTTGAAAAAGTATTAAAAGTTGATAATTTGTATGAAAAAGATTTTGAAAGTATCCACCACATTGAAAATGCACTTCGCGCCAAAAGTTTGTATTTGAAAGATAGAGACTATGTTGTAAACGATGCAGGAGTAACTATTGTTGATGAGTTTACAGGAAGGTTAATGACCGGCAGAAGATGGAGTGATGGTCTCCATCAGGCAGTAGAAGCAAAAGAGGGAGTAGTAATACAGCAAGAGAGTAAAACCTTGGCAACCATTTCATTCCAAAACTATTTTAGGTTGTATGAACACTTGTCAGGTATGACGGGAACTGCAGTAACTGAAGCTGAGGAATTCAAAAAAATATATAAACTAGAAGTTGTTGCGATACCTACACACAGGGAAAATATAAGAATTGACGAGGGTGATTCAATTTATAAAACACTGTCTGGTAAGTATGGTGCTATTGCAAACGACATTGTTGAACGATATGAAGCTGGTCAACCTGTTTTAATTGGAACCACCTCAATTGAAAAAAATGTAATAGTTTCAGAACTCTTAAAAAGAAAAAAGATACCACATAATGTTTTAAATGCTAAAAACCATGAAAAAGAAGCAGAAATTATAGCCAATGCAGGCAGACTTAAGGCCGTAACTGTTGCTACAAACATGGCAGGCCGTGGTGTCGATATTATTTTAGGAGGAGCAAAGCCTGAATCACAAAAAGATGTTAAAAAGTGGGAGAGAGATCACTTGGATGTTATCAATGTGGGTGGACTTCATGTTATTGGTACAGAAAGACATGAATCAAGACGAATAGATAACCAGTTAAGAGGAAGGGCTGGAAGACAAGGTGACCCAGGATCATCAAAGTTTTATTTGTCACTAGAGGATGATTTAATGAGAATTTTTGGTGGAGAACAAATAAAATCATTAATGGATAGGCTTTCAATTCCTGATGATCAGCCAATTGAAAACTCACTTGTAAGTCGTGCAATTGAACAGTCTCAGGTAAAGGTCGAGGGTTTTCATTTTGATACAAGGAAACGTTTAGTTGAGTTTGATGATGTTGCCAATCAGCAAAGGGAAATAATTTACACTTTAAGGAGAAAAATTTTAGATAGTAACAATTTAAAAGAAGAAGTTTCTGAAAAATTAGGAATCCACGCAGGAAAGATATCACAATCTGTTACTGAATCTGTTGACTATGATGCTGTTACGGCAGGTTTTCTAGAAGTAATTCCATTTGATCCTGAATCTACAAAAAATTTCAAAAAAGAGCTTCAAAAAAGAAGTAATCCACAAGCGGTAGAAGAGTTTTTGGAATCAATTTTTAAAGATATATATAATTCACGCGAAAAAGAAGTTGGAGAGACGGTTATGCGCCAAATTGAAAAATATGCATACCTAGGAGCAATTGATCACCATTGGATTGACCACATTGATGCAATCGATGACTTAAGGGGTGCTATAGGTTTAAGGGCCTATGGACAACGTGACCCATTAGTAGAATTTAAAGGTGAAGCATACGAGATGTTTGAAGGACTTTTAAATAGAATTGATGAAGAAATAGCAAGAAGGATATTTAGAATTGGAGTTACACAAAGACCACAAGAAATCCCAGTTAACTTAATGAGGGAAAACATTGATAAAAAGGATGGAACTGGGTTGTCTGAAGTTTCTCGTGTTTCTAGCCCACGACAAAATCCCAACAACTTGTTAAATACTACGACTTTTGCCTCAGGTCAAGGGATGTCAACAACAAATGGTTTAAAAATAGGTCGTAACGACCCCTGCTGGTGTAAATCTGGAAAAAAATGGAAGAAATGCCACTATCCAAAAGTGGGATAA
- a CDS encoding LytR C-terminal domain-containing protein gives MEDQITQNEVAQQGPPQASDFQSSSNRAKNSNSKWLIIFILLLVLGGAGIYFFSKTSSEPIATPTPSFGIVPIDEPQNTPSPTSTPAPVNKSEVSIEILNGTGITGEAKLLSDKLKTLGYSDITSGNADSTNNTITTVTFLSSLSKTVQDELKKELESFYKEVNVKTSTTQKSDVVVITGLRGSQTSKPASTATPQASGTPKPSATPTSTPL, from the coding sequence ATGGAAGACCAAATAACACAGAACGAAGTAGCTCAGCAAGGACCTCCTCAGGCATCTGATTTTCAATCATCTTCCAACAGGGCAAAAAATTCTAACTCCAAGTGGTTAATAATTTTTATACTTTTATTAGTTTTAGGTGGAGCTGGTATTTATTTCTTTTCAAAAACTAGTAGTGAACCAATAGCAACACCTACTCCATCATTTGGAATTGTTCCTATTGACGAACCACAAAATACTCCATCTCCAACATCAACACCAGCACCTGTTAATAAGTCTGAAGTTTCGATAGAGATTTTAAATGGTACTGGTATAACAGGGGAAGCAAAATTACTTTCAGATAAGTTAAAAACTCTAGGTTACAGTGATATAACATCAGGAAATGCAGATTCAACAAATAACACAATTACAACAGTTACCTTTTTAAGTAGTTTGTCTAAAACAGTTCAAGATGAACTCAAAAAAGAATTAGAAAGTTTCTATAAAGAAGTAAATGTAAAAACCTCTACAACTCAAAAATCAGATGTTGTAGTAATTACTGGGCTTAGAGGTAGTCAAACATCAAAACCTGCTAGTACGGCCACACCTCAAGCCTCAGGCACACCAAAGCCTTCAGCAACCCCAACTTCCACACCTTTATAA
- a CDS encoding LytR C-terminal domain-containing protein: MPKEEDKKKKMVVVEEIAEPVEENELEKPESEPETVKVEDQEPSSEEIVVEETEKTNYLWIIVPTALLVGAFVGGLITYFSGLSRLSSVEALPSPVVVATPEVEEEVKTEEEDEFDRSVVKLQVLNGSGIAGFAGKAKTMLEGLGYENVAVGNASSSNFEETVISVKSDKKELLESLIKDLSEDYEVSTETETLPASSPYDFVITLGNK; encoded by the coding sequence ATGCCAAAAGAAGAAGATAAGAAGAAAAAAATGGTAGTAGTTGAGGAAATAGCTGAGCCCGTTGAAGAGAATGAATTGGAGAAGCCAGAAAGTGAACCAGAAACAGTTAAAGTTGAGGATCAAGAGCCTTCAAGTGAAGAAATTGTAGTTGAGGAAACAGAAAAAACAAATTACCTCTGGATTATAGTCCCAACAGCGCTTTTAGTTGGCGCATTTGTTGGAGGTTTAATTACTTATTTCTCAGGCCTGTCTCGTCTTTCTAGTGTGGAAGCTTTACCATCTCCTGTTGTAGTTGCTACTCCTGAGGTGGAGGAAGAAGTTAAAACAGAAGAAGAGGATGAATTTGATAGATCAGTAGTTAAATTACAAGTTTTAAATGGTAGTGGAATTGCAGGTTTTGCTGGTAAAGCCAAAACAATGCTAGAAGGTCTAGGCTATGAGAATGTAGCTGTGGGTAATGCTTCTAGTTCAAATTTTGAAGAAACTGTAATATCTGTCAAAAGTGACAAAAAAGAACTTTTGGAATCTTTAATTAAAGATCTTTCAGAAGATTATGAAGTTTCTACTGAGACTGAAACATTGCCTGCTTCAAGTCCTTATGATTTTGTCATAACTCTGGGTAACAAATGA
- a CDS encoding FKBP-type peptidyl-prolyl cis-trans isomerase: protein MEELEIKDLVVGTGPEAVSGKIISVHYTGTLTDGTKFDSSVDRNEPFEFTLGAGQVIQGWDQGFNGMKVGGKRKLVIPASLGYGAQGAGGVIPPNATLVFEVELLGIR, encoded by the coding sequence ATGGAAGAATTAGAAATAAAAGATTTGGTTGTTGGTACAGGTCCTGAGGCTGTTTCAGGCAAGATTATTTCAGTGCATTATACTGGTACTTTAACTGATGGAACAAAATTTGACTCAAGTGTTGATAGAAATGAACCATTTGAATTTACATTAGGTGCAGGACAAGTAATTCAAGGTTGGGACCAAGGTTTTAATGGTATGAAAGTTGGAGGAAAGAGAAAATTAGTTATTCCTGCATCTTTGGGCTATGGCGCACAAGGCGCTGGTGGTGTTATCCCTCCAAATGCTACCTTAGTTTTTGAGGTAGAACTTCTTGGTATTAGGTAA